The region GCCGTGGAAGGGGCGCTGGAAGCCGGCCGCCGTTCCATGATGGTGGCGATGGCCACGGGAACCGGGAAGACGCGCACGGTGGTGGGGCTGGCCTACCGGCTCGTAAAGTCGAAGCGTTTTCGCCGCGTGCTTTTCCTGGTGGATCGCACCGAGCTGGGGAGCCAGGCGCTCGCGCAACTCAAGACCGTGCCCATAGAGCAGGGCCAGCGCTTCGCCGACATCTACGAGGTCAAGGAGCTGGGCGACGTGCGGCCCGAGGGCGACACGCGCCTGCACGTGGCCACTGTGCAGGGCATGATCCAGCGCGTGCTCTTCGGCAGCCCGGCCGGCGCGCTGCCGGTGGACGCGTACGACTGCATCGTGGTGGACGAGTGCCATCGCGGCTACTCGCTGGATCGCGAGATGAGCGACGTGGAGATGTCGTTCCGCAGCGAGGACGACTACGTCTCCAAGTACCGCCGCCTCATCGAGCACTTCGACGCCGTACGCATCGGGCTCACGGCCACGCCTGCGCTGCACACCACGCAGATCTTCGGGGAGCCGGTGTTCCGCTACACGTACCGCGAGGCGGTGGTGGACGGCTACCTGGTGGACCACGAGGCGCCCACCCGCATCGTCACGGCGCTGGCGGAGGACGGCATCACGTGGAAGGTGGGAGATACCGTGCAGGTGTACGACGCGGCACGCGCCCAGATCGACGTCTTCCAGACCCCCGACGAGATCCGGGTGGACGTGGAAGAGTTCAACCGGCGCGTGATGACCGATAGCTTCAATCGCGTGGTCTGCGGTGAGCTGGCGCGGCAGATCGACCCGCACATGCCCGGCAAGACGCTCGTGTTCTGCGTGAACGACCGGCACGCGGACAAGGTGGTGGCGCAGCTCAAGCGCGCCTTCGCGGAGGTGTACGGCGAGGTGCGCGACGACGCGGTGGTGAAGATCACCGGCAGCGTGGAGCGGCCCGGCGAGCGGATCCGCCGCTTCCGCAACGAGCGGCTACCGGCGGTGGCGGTCACCGTGGACCTGCTCACCACCGGCGTGGACGTGCCCGCCATCGTCAACCTCGTCTTCCTGCGCCGGGTACGCAGCCGCATCCTGTACGAGCAGATGATGGGGCGCGCCACCCGCCTGGCGCCCGGCCTGTACGGCCCCGGCGAGGACAAGGCGCTCTTCCGCATATTCGACGCGGTTGACCTGTACGCGGCGCTCCAGCCCTACTCCGAGATGACGCCGGTGGTGGTGGACCCCGCCATCCCGTTCGAGCAGCTCGCGCGCGAGCTGGTGGAGTTGGACGACGACCCGCGCCGCGCCCTTGTGCGCGACCAGCTCGTGGCCAAGCTGCGGCGCGTGGCCGCGCGCATGGACGGCGAGCCGGCCGACGAGGTGGAGCGCGTGACGGGGCTGCGCCCCAAGCCGCTGGCCGACCACCTCGCCCGCCTGCCGCCTGCCGAGGCTGCCGCGTTCTTCGCGGAGCGGCCCGACCTGGGGCCGGTGCTGGACGCGCGCGGGCACCGCGGCCGCGGGGCGCCGCTGCTGATCTCGGAGCACGAGGACCGCGTGCGGCGTGTGGAGCACGGCTACGGCAACGGCCAGCGGCCCGGCGACTACCTGGACGGGTTCGCGGAGTACGTGCGCACGCACATCAACGAGGTTCCCGCGCTCACGGTGGTCCTCCAGCGCCCGCGCGAGCTCACGCGCAAGCAGCTCCGCGACCTGGCGCTCGCGTTGGGCGAGGTGGGATATTCCGAGGCTGCGCTGCGCACCGCCTGGCGCGACGCACGCAGCCAGGACGTGGCCGCGGGCATCGTGGGCTACGTGCGCTCGCTGGCGCTGGGCGAGCCGCTGGAGCCGTACGAAGACCGGGTGCGCCGCGCCGTGCAGCGCATCCGCGACCGGCGCACGCTGGACTACAAGCAGCTCGAGTGGCTGCGGCGGATCGCCAAACAGATGGTGCGCGACACCGTTGTGGACCGCGCCGCCATGGACTCCGCCCCCGTGTTCGTGGACAGCGGCGGGTTCAGGCACATCGACCGGGTGTTCGGCGGCCATCTCGAAGAGGTGCTGGGCGACCTGCACGACGAGGTCTGGCGCCAGTCGGCCTGACATCTTCCCAACTATGCGAAGCGACGGAATGACCACGCAGGAGATCGTCCAGAAGCTGTGGGGCCTGTGCCACGTACTGCGCGACGACGGCATCACCTATCACCAGTACGTCAACGAGCTGACGTACCTGCTCTTCCTCAAGATGGCCGCCGAGACGGGCGCCGAAGCCGACCAGCTCCCCGACGGCTGGCGCTGGCGCGACCTGGAGGCGCGCGACGGGCTGGACCTGCTCCAGTTCTACCGCGAGCTCCTGGTGCACCTGGGCGGTGCCGGCTCGCCGCGCGTGCGTGCCATCTTCTCGGGCGCGTCCACGTCGCTGCGGCAGCCGCGCAACCTGCGCAAGCTGGTGGATAGCATAGACGAGCTGGACTGGTACAGCGCCCGCCAGGAGGGGCTGGGCGACATGTACGAGGGCCTGCTGGAGAAGAACGCCACTGAGCAGAAGTCCGGCGCCGGCCAGTACTTCACGCCGCGCGTGCTCATCGAGAGCATGGTGGCGTGCGTGAAGCCGCGCGCGGGCGAGGTCATCCAAGACCCGGCGGCAGGCACCGGTGGCTTCCTGATCGTGGCCAACGCGGCGATCGACTCGTTCGACCTTTCCGAGAAGGAGCAGCGCTTTCAGAAGGAGGAGGCGTTCTGGGGGATGGAGCTGGTGCCCGACGCGCACCGGCTGCTGCTGATGAACGCCATGCTGCACGGCATCGAGGGGCACCTGGAGCTGGGCGACACCCTGGCGCCCGAGGGTGCGCGCCTGCCCAAGGCGGACGTGATCCTCACCAACCCGCCGTTCGGCACCAAGAAGGGCGGGGGGATGCCCACGCGCGACGACATCACCTACCCCACCAGCAACAAGCAGCTTGTCTTCCTGCAGCACATCTACCGCGGGCTGCTGCCGGGCGGGCGCGCGGCGGTGGTGCTGCCGGACAACGTGCTGTTCGAGGAGGGCACGGGCACCCGCATACGCGCCGACCTGATGGACAAGTGCGACCTGCACACGGTGCTGCGGCTGCCCACGGGCATCTTCTACGCGCAGGGGGTGAAGACGAACGTGCTCTTCTTCACGCGCGGGCGGTCCGACATGGGCAACACGCGCGCGACGTGGTTCTACGACCTGCGCACCAACATGCCTTCGTTCGGCAAGCGCACGCCGCTGACCCGCGCGCACTTCGCCCCGTTCGAAGCGGCGTACGGCGACGACCCGCACGGCCGCTCGCCCCGCACCGACGAGGGCGCCGAGGGCCGCTTCCGCTGCTTCACTCGCGACGAGATCGCGCGCCGCGGCGATAACCTGGACGTCACCTGGCTGCGCGACGAGAGCGCGGGCCGGCACGAGGAGCTGCCCGAGCCCGACGTGATCGCCGCGGAGATCACCGCCAAGCTCCTGGAAGCACTGGCGGAGATGGAAGCGCTGAACGTGCTGCTCGCGCCCGACGAGGTACTGGCCGGTGGCTGATACTTCCGAGGTGCTGCCGGCGGGGTGGGCCAGGGTGCGAATCGACGAGCTGTGCGACATCAATCCCAAGCACGGCGCAGACCTCGCGGACGACGTGGAAGTCTCTTTCGTGCCGATGGCGGCCGTCAGCGATGTGGCGGGCGAGATCACGGAACCGGAGACGCGCAGGCTGGGTGACGTGCGCCGGGGCTATACGCATTTCAGCGATGGGGATGTGCTCTGGGCGAAGATCACGCCCTGCATGGAGAACGGGAAATCTGCGGTCGCACGTGGACTAGTGAACGGTGTCGGGTGCGGAACCACGGAGTTCTTCGTTTTGAGGTCGCACGGGGCCGTCGTACCGGAATTCCTACACCAGTTCATGCGTCAACAGAGCTATCGGGACGCGGCTCGGGGTACAATGCAGAGCGGTGTGGGACAGGCTCGCGTACCCAAGAATTTCATAGAGGCGACTATCCTCGATCTTCCACCGCTTGCCGAGCAGAGGCGGATTCTTGCGAGGATTGCCCAACTGCGTTCGCGCAGCCACAGCGCGAGAGATGCGCTCGATGTAATCCCAACGTTGCTGAACCAGTTCCGGCAGTCGGTGCTCGCCGCTGCGTTTCGTGGGGATTTAACGGATGGCTGGCGTGCGACCACACCTCAAGAATCCGGATCCGTTTTCCTGGACGAGATTCGTGCCGCCCGCAGAGATGCGTGGAGCAGAGCGGGGCGCGTCAAGCGGGGCCAAGCGAACGGCATCCACGATCACTCACTAACGCAGTATAAAGAACCTCCCTCGACCGATTCGAGCACTCTCCCCCGGTTGCCGGCCTCGTGGACGTGGGCTACGGCTACAGAACTCTCTTCGGCGGTTTATCCGCTGTCTTACGGTGTTGTACAACCTGGGCACGAAGTAGAAGAAGGAGTCTCCCTACTGCGAGTCTGCGATATTGGGGAGAACGGCGAGATCGCAGTTGACGGGATGCGGAAAATCGACGCGAGTGTCGATGATGAACACCGCCGTACCCGTCTCCGCGGGGGCGAGATCGTGATGTCTTTGGTCGGCACGATCGGCCGCACCGCGATCGTGCCGGAAGCCTTGCGGGGCGGGAACATCGCACGTGCAATAGCGCGCATCGAGCCGAGCACCCTCGTTCCGGCGCGGTGGATTGCACGGTTCCTTCAAAGTCCCGCCATGCAGGAATGGCTGAATCGCGAGTCGAGAGAGGTCGCGCGCAAGACTCTCAACCTAGGCACGCTCGCGTCGGCTCCGATCCCCCTGGCGCCGCCCGCTGAGATGAAGGAGATACTGCGCAAGTTAGACGAGTTGCTCGCAAAGCACGCGGAGGTCACGCAACTCCTCATGTCTCAAGCAGCGGAGATAGATCGCGTGGAGAGCGCGATTCTCGACAAAGCATTTCGCGGCGAGCTGGTGCCGCAGGACTCCGACGATGAGCCTGCGTCGGTGCTGCTGGAGCGGATTCGCGCGGAGCGTGCAGCTGCGCCGGCCAAGCAGCGGCGGGGCGTGCGGGCGCGGGCGAGGCGGTGAGTGCGTAGGACGAAGCATGGAGCCGGGACTGACCCTTGGATGGCGTTTCCCCTTCAGATGAGACGGTATTGATGAATGCGATCAAGCAAACGCTGGGCAGGATCTTCGGTCAGTCGCTGCGGCTGGTCGCGCCGGTGTTCCAGCGGCCGTACGTGTGGAAGAAGGAAGCGAACTGGCAGCCCATATGGGACGCGGTCACCGACGTTGCCGAGCGCAGGCTGGCCGGAGACAACGTCCGCCCGCACTTCCTGGGAGCGGTGGTGCTCGACCAGCTCCGTACCCCACCGGCAACCCTGACCACCGCCAGGTGATCGACGGCCAGCAGCGCATGACCACGCTGCAGGTGGCGCTCGCCGCCGTCCGCGACCTATGCGTGGGCCCCGCCGAGGCGTATCACGAGTCATGGCACCGGCTCACGCAGAACCACGTGATCTTCGGCGGCGGTGGGGCCGACGAGCCATTCAAGGTGTGGCCCACCATGGTGGACCGCGACCACTTCCGCCACGCCATGACTGCGGGCTCCGCGGCAGAGCTTACCCGCCTCTACGCATCGCCCGAGTTGCTGGACCATAAGGACCATCTCATCCCCCAAGCGTACCTGTACTTTTCTGAGCAGGCGGCCACGTGGCTGGGCGACTTGGCCGGCGTAGAGCTCGGCGACCGCATGAAGGCGCTCTACACCGCCGTCAACAACGACCTGCACGTGGTCGTCATCGATCTGGAGTCGGACGACGACGCGCAGCTCATCTTCCAGACGCTCAACGCATTGGGCGCCCCCCTCCTGCCCGGCGATCTGGTCAAAAATTACCTCTTCCACCAAGCCGAAGCGCAGGGGCTGAACGCAGAGGAGCTGCATGCGGACTTCTGGCGGCCCATCGACGACGAGGCGCTCTTCTGGCGCGAAGAGGTGCGCCAGGGCCGGTTGACACGGCCCAAGATCGACCTGTTCTTCCAGCACTTCCTCACGCTTCGGACGCGCGAGGACGTGGGCGCGACGCACCTTTTCCCTGCCTTCCGCGAGTTCGCCGAGAAGCGGCCCGACCTCTCGCCCAAGCAGCATCTGGCCGACATCCGCACCTTCTCCCGCATCTACAAGCGTTTCGAGGAGTTCCCGCGCACGTCCCCCGAAGGCGTCTTCTTCTACCGGTTGGAGCAGCTCGACACCACCACCGTGCTCCCGCTGCTTCTGGAGATCTTCCGCCGGCTCGACACCGTGGAGCTTCGCCCCCAGTTGCTCCGCGTTCTCGCGGACGTCGAATCTTTCCTCGTGAGGCGCTCCGTCTGCTGCCTTACCACGAAGGCGTACAACCGGATCTTCCTCGACATCCTCCAGGCTCTCGACACTGAGGTCTCCGCGACTGCCGACAGCTTGCGCGAGTTGCTCCTCCGCAGCGACGCTCCCACCAACCGCTGGCCCGACGACGGCGAGTTCAGCAGCGCGCTGCTCGACGCACCACTCTACACCGTGCTCGTCCGCAAGCGTCTCAGGATGCTGCTCGAAGCGCTAGAGATGGGCATTCGCACCGCGAAATCGGAAGTCGTCGCCCTGCCTTCGGACCTCACGGTCGAGCACCTGATGCCGCAGAGCTGGAAGGAGCACTGGCCGCTGCCCAATGTGGAGCCTCATGACAAAGAGGCGAGCAGCCGTGAGCGCTTCGTCCACACCCTAGGCAATCTGACGTTGCTTACAAGGAAGCTGAACCCCAGCGTCTCGAACGCGGCCTGGGCATCCAAGCGTGAGGCCATTTTCGAGCACAGCGGCCTGATGATGAACCGGCAGCTGTACACGTTTTCCGAATGGCACGAGGGAGCGATCCTTCAACGGGGAATCGACCTAACGAAAGTGGCGCTGACCTTGTGGCCTCGTCCCACGGTAGGGGTGGCGACGTAACGGGACGGCTGGACTGGGCTATGTCTGTCGGACGAGCAGGAGATGCGGGGCGGCCATCGAAGGTGACCGCCCCCGCACTTTTTTGCACCCAAGTGGCAGGAACCGTAGCAACCGGGTAGGTTTCGGGAGTTTTCCGGGTGTTGTGCACTCCGTATTCTTTGTGGCCTCTGCGCACCCTTCGCGCCGTCGCCAGAAGAACCGGC is a window of Longimicrobiaceae bacterium DNA encoding:
- a CDS encoding restriction endonuclease subunit S, translated to MADTSEVLPAGWARVRIDELCDINPKHGADLADDVEVSFVPMAAVSDVAGEITEPETRRLGDVRRGYTHFSDGDVLWAKITPCMENGKSAVARGLVNGVGCGTTEFFVLRSHGAVVPEFLHQFMRQQSYRDAARGTMQSGVGQARVPKNFIEATILDLPPLAEQRRILARIAQLRSRSHSARDALDVIPTLLNQFRQSVLAAAFRGDLTDGWRATTPQESGSVFLDEIRAARRDAWSRAGRVKRGQANGIHDHSLTQYKEPPSTDSSTLPRLPASWTWATATELSSAVYPLSYGVVQPGHEVEEGVSLLRVCDIGENGEIAVDGMRKIDASVDDEHRRTRLRGGEIVMSLVGTIGRTAIVPEALRGGNIARAIARIEPSTLVPARWIARFLQSPAMQEWLNRESREVARKTLNLGTLASAPIPLAPPAEMKEILRKLDELLAKHAEVTQLLMSQAAEIDRVESAILDKAFRGELVPQDSDDEPASVLLERIRAERAAAPAKQRRGVRARARR
- the hsdR gene encoding type I restriction-modification system endonuclease; this translates as MQLASKNFAFLAPHDPLLVRLPSMAEAYSHSDPNTALFKLRQFGEALLQRVAAEAGLSRGSETSQAALIRELSGQGMLPREVAELCHLLRISGNEAVHAFAGTTGEVVHQLKVARELGVWYHRTFADPDFSPGAFVRPVPAADPAAAIAAQLAMLREEVETERRRVEEAGLAAELAEEVCAEAERRAREAAEERDTALTLASEMELLLAAERARMQADLAAVRRQAAADTEGRVAANRSRGYAAARRVELDERGTRESIDRQLREAGWEADSERLRFSAGARPEAGKNRAIAEWWTDDGQADYVLFAGLVPIAVVEAKREALNVPGAIEQAKRYSRAYAPGPEERSPGGPWEAFRVPFLFATNGRGYFAQAETESGIWFLDARRTTNHPRPLQGWYSPQGLLELLEQDVGAAEQALHRMPTSDLDLRDYQRRAVEAVEGALEAGRRSMMVAMATGTGKTRTVVGLAYRLVKSKRFRRVLFLVDRTELGSQALAQLKTVPIEQGQRFADIYEVKELGDVRPEGDTRLHVATVQGMIQRVLFGSPAGALPVDAYDCIVVDECHRGYSLDREMSDVEMSFRSEDDYVSKYRRLIEHFDAVRIGLTATPALHTTQIFGEPVFRYTYREAVVDGYLVDHEAPTRIVTALAEDGITWKVGDTVQVYDAARAQIDVFQTPDEIRVDVEEFNRRVMTDSFNRVVCGELARQIDPHMPGKTLVFCVNDRHADKVVAQLKRAFAEVYGEVRDDAVVKITGSVERPGERIRRFRNERLPAVAVTVDLLTTGVDVPAIVNLVFLRRVRSRILYEQMMGRATRLAPGLYGPGEDKALFRIFDAVDLYAALQPYSEMTPVVVDPAIPFEQLARELVELDDDPRRALVRDQLVAKLRRVAARMDGEPADEVERVTGLRPKPLADHLARLPPAEAAAFFAERPDLGPVLDARGHRGRGAPLLISEHEDRVRRVEHGYGNGQRPGDYLDGFAEYVRTHINEVPALTVVLQRPRELTRKQLRDLALALGEVGYSEAALRTAWRDARSQDVAAGIVGYVRSLALGEPLEPYEDRVRRAVQRIRDRRTLDYKQLEWLRRIAKQMVRDTVVDRAAMDSAPVFVDSGGFRHIDRVFGGHLEEVLGDLHDEVWRQSA
- a CDS encoding DUF262 domain-containing protein; its protein translation is MIDGQQRMTTLQVALAAVRDLCVGPAEAYHESWHRLTQNHVIFGGGGADEPFKVWPTMVDRDHFRHAMTAGSAAELTRLYASPELLDHKDHLIPQAYLYFSEQAATWLGDLAGVELGDRMKALYTAVNNDLHVVVIDLESDDDAQLIFQTLNALGAPLLPGDLVKNYLFHQAEAQGLNAEELHADFWRPIDDEALFWREEVRQGRLTRPKIDLFFQHFLTLRTREDVGATHLFPAFREFAEKRPDLSPKQHLADIRTFSRIYKRFEEFPRTSPEGVFFYRLEQLDTTTVLPLLLEIFRRLDTVELRPQLLRVLADVESFLVRRSVCCLTTKAYNRIFLDILQALDTEVSATADSLRELLLRSDAPTNRWPDDGEFSSALLDAPLYTVLVRKRLRMLLEALEMGIRTAKSEVVALPSDLTVEHLMPQSWKEHWPLPNVEPHDKEASSRERFVHTLGNLTLLTRKLNPSVSNAAWASKREAIFEHSGLMMNRQLYTFSEWHEGAILQRGIDLTKVALTLWPRPTVGVAT
- a CDS encoding N-6 DNA methylase produces the protein MTTQEIVQKLWGLCHVLRDDGITYHQYVNELTYLLFLKMAAETGAEADQLPDGWRWRDLEARDGLDLLQFYRELLVHLGGAGSPRVRAIFSGASTSLRQPRNLRKLVDSIDELDWYSARQEGLGDMYEGLLEKNATEQKSGAGQYFTPRVLIESMVACVKPRAGEVIQDPAAGTGGFLIVANAAIDSFDLSEKEQRFQKEEAFWGMELVPDAHRLLLMNAMLHGIEGHLELGDTLAPEGARLPKADVILTNPPFGTKKGGGMPTRDDITYPTSNKQLVFLQHIYRGLLPGGRAAVVLPDNVLFEEGTGTRIRADLMDKCDLHTVLRLPTGIFYAQGVKTNVLFFTRGRSDMGNTRATWFYDLRTNMPSFGKRTPLTRAHFAPFEAAYGDDPHGRSPRTDEGAEGRFRCFTRDEIARRGDNLDVTWLRDESAGRHEELPEPDVIAAEITAKLLEALAEMEALNVLLAPDEVLAGG
- a CDS encoding DUF262 domain-containing protein; translated protein: MNAIKQTLGRIFGQSLRLVAPVFQRPYVWKKEANWQPIWDAVTDVAERRLAGDNVRPHFLGAVVLDQLRTPPATLTTAR